A genomic window from Agrobacterium tumefaciens includes:
- a CDS encoding LLM class flavin-dependent oxidoreductase, whose amino-acid sequence MTFATNFHLGIDLSHRSLDVFGQDSKSNGLLRRLDEGFDLITLEDDFACSTGDGLDAILLANWLGARTSHAGILAGAPINFLEPFHVSTAIATLDYVTEGRAGLLAQPLEGSRAAAARRATGELNGYPENNRQALERDFDEAIDVIRRLWDSWEDDAVIRDPESQRFIDGAKLRYVDFRGANFNVLGPSITPRPPQGQPVIAAIVGPEDSTLPTSAVDLAFLRASESELLSLVRGLKSRHPELRLLADIGIGADEPEKDTIPQWKSDVETTISQARALAAAGLDGIRFLPRQPERDLAPLADHILPALRNAGLAQPGRGSTLRDRLSLPAAVNRYAVAAA is encoded by the coding sequence ATGACTTTCGCAACGAATTTTCATCTGGGCATAGACCTCAGTCACCGTTCGCTTGATGTATTCGGGCAAGACAGCAAGTCAAATGGCCTTCTCCGGCGTCTTGACGAAGGTTTCGATCTCATCACCCTTGAAGACGATTTTGCGTGCTCCACAGGCGATGGCCTCGACGCCATATTGCTCGCAAACTGGCTTGGCGCCCGAACCAGCCATGCCGGCATCCTCGCCGGTGCGCCGATCAACTTCCTTGAACCCTTCCATGTATCGACCGCCATCGCCACACTCGATTACGTTACCGAAGGTCGTGCCGGCCTTCTTGCGCAACCGCTTGAGGGCAGCCGGGCGGCTGCGGCAAGACGCGCGACAGGGGAGCTTAACGGCTATCCGGAAAACAACCGCCAGGCGCTCGAACGGGATTTCGATGAAGCGATAGACGTCATTCGTCGGCTCTGGGACAGCTGGGAAGATGACGCCGTCATCCGCGATCCGGAAAGCCAGCGCTTCATTGACGGCGCAAAATTGCGCTATGTCGATTTCAGGGGCGCAAATTTTAACGTCCTCGGCCCGTCGATCACACCGCGGCCTCCACAAGGCCAGCCCGTCATCGCTGCCATAGTGGGACCTGAAGACAGCACCCTTCCGACCTCCGCCGTCGATCTCGCCTTCCTGCGTGCAAGCGAGAGCGAGCTTTTGTCGCTGGTGAGGGGGCTCAAATCCAGACATCCGGAGCTGCGGCTCCTTGCCGACATCGGCATTGGGGCTGACGAGCCCGAAAAAGATACGATCCCGCAATGGAAGAGTGACGTGGAGACGACGATTTCGCAGGCACGTGCATTGGCCGCAGCGGGGCTGGATGGCATCCGCTTCCTGCCACGGCAACCGGAACGGGACCTTGCACCCCTCGCGGATCATATCCTGCCGGCGCTTCGCAATGCCGGACTTGCGCAACCAGGACGCGGATCGACGCTGCGTGACCGCCTGTCATTGCCTGCCGCCGTGAACCGTTACGCCGTCGCAGCCGCCTGA
- a CDS encoding LLM class flavin-dependent oxidoreductase, producing the protein MSKKQVIIGAQFPGVNNFTVWSDPAAGSQIAFSSFRHFAETVERGKLDFIFLAEGLRVREQKGRFHELDVVGRPNTLAILTAISAVTTNVGLIGTLTTTFNEPYPLARQLATLDTLSNGRAGWNVVTSPGAFTGANFRRGDHLPFAERYERAREFIEATRAIWKGQDFAFKSKHFDIAGRSDLPPSPQGAPVIAQAGDSETGRELAASHADVIYSRHGTLEDGQAFYKDVKARLSRYGRSADDLKILPGAAFVLGDSQEDAEERQRAIRLQQVSPKNAIVFLEQVWNRDLSSYDPDGPLPEIDPEVASPAVAQGRASRVDDRLETARTWREIAKREKLSIRQLIIKVTARQHFIGTPETVARQINNYVQENAADGFVFAPHLTPTGFDEFVDKVIPYLQEWGVYRQQYETQTLRGNLGLAVH; encoded by the coding sequence ATGTCAAAGAAGCAAGTCATCATCGGGGCCCAGTTTCCGGGCGTCAACAACTTCACGGTCTGGAGCGATCCAGCGGCCGGCAGCCAGATCGCCTTCTCGTCTTTCAGGCATTTCGCCGAAACGGTGGAGCGGGGAAAACTGGACTTCATTTTCCTCGCAGAGGGGTTACGGGTACGCGAACAGAAGGGTCGTTTCCACGAACTGGATGTGGTTGGGCGGCCGAACACATTGGCGATCCTGACGGCAATCTCCGCCGTCACCACCAATGTGGGCCTGATCGGAACGCTCACCACAACATTTAACGAGCCCTATCCGTTAGCCCGCCAGCTTGCCACGCTTGATACCCTTTCAAACGGCCGCGCCGGCTGGAATGTCGTCACCTCGCCCGGCGCCTTTACCGGCGCGAATTTCCGAAGAGGCGACCATCTGCCCTTTGCCGAACGTTATGAGCGCGCAAGGGAATTTATCGAGGCGACGCGGGCCATCTGGAAGGGGCAGGATTTTGCCTTCAAGTCCAAGCACTTCGATATCGCCGGCCGTTCCGATCTGCCACCCTCGCCGCAAGGCGCTCCCGTCATCGCGCAGGCCGGAGATTCCGAGACCGGCCGCGAGCTAGCCGCCAGCCACGCCGATGTCATCTATTCCCGCCACGGCACGCTTGAGGATGGGCAGGCCTTCTACAAGGACGTCAAGGCGCGGCTTTCCAGATATGGCCGCAGCGCGGACGACCTGAAAATATTGCCCGGCGCCGCTTTCGTTCTGGGCGACAGCCAGGAAGATGCCGAGGAACGGCAGCGCGCCATTCGTTTGCAGCAGGTAAGCCCGAAAAACGCGATCGTATTTCTGGAACAGGTATGGAATCGCGATCTCTCTTCTTATGACCCGGATGGACCGCTGCCGGAGATCGACCCCGAAGTCGCCTCTCCTGCAGTTGCGCAAGGCCGTGCGAGCCGTGTCGACGACCGGCTGGAAACCGCCCGCACCTGGCGGGAAATCGCCAAGCGCGAAAAATTGAGCATCCGTCAGCTCATCATCAAGGTGACGGCACGCCAGCATTTCATCGGCACGCCGGAAACGGTGGCGAGACAGATCAACAACTACGTTCAGGAAAACGCCGCCGACGGCTTCGTTTTTGCCCCGCATCTTACGCCAACAGGCTTTGATGAGTTCGTCGACAAGGTCATTCCCTATCTTCAGGAATGGGGCGTCTACCGACAGCAATATGAAACGCAGACATTGCGGGGCAATCTCGGCCTCGCCGTGCATTGA
- a CDS encoding cysteine synthase family protein, with amino-acid sequence MGRIYRDFTELVGNTPLVELARIAEKYDLSSRILAKIEYLNPAGSVKDRTAWGIIREAEKNGKLKPGDLLFDLTSGNTGIGFAAVAAARGYRTKFYLRNTISEDKINILRQFGSEIELIENEELFQPDAIHRIIDRIKGENPDAFYTGQRSNDANPQVHFETTGPEIWRDTDGNIDILVATVGTGGTVSGAGRFLKSQNPEIKIVVAEPTPESVPSPDNPGAPTIEGVHKVTEVEESTLPETYNKGVVDEVVAVTTEQARRAALAVAREEGLLVGTSSGAAIAVAIELSRRVENRGKTIAVVFPDSGERYLSLFDALD; translated from the coding sequence TTGGGCAGGATCTATCGTGATTTTACGGAACTCGTCGGCAACACGCCGCTCGTGGAACTCGCCAGAATAGCGGAGAAATACGATCTTTCGTCGAGGATCCTTGCCAAGATCGAGTACCTCAATCCCGCAGGCAGCGTGAAAGACCGAACCGCATGGGGCATCATCCGCGAAGCGGAGAAGAACGGCAAATTGAAGCCGGGTGATCTTCTTTTTGATCTCACCAGTGGCAATACGGGTATAGGATTTGCGGCTGTCGCCGCCGCGCGCGGATATCGCACGAAATTTTACCTTCGCAATACGATCAGCGAGGATAAGATCAATATTCTGCGCCAATTTGGATCCGAGATCGAACTGATCGAAAACGAGGAGCTTTTCCAGCCCGATGCGATCCATCGCATTATCGATCGGATCAAGGGTGAAAACCCTGACGCCTTTTACACCGGTCAGCGCTCCAATGACGCCAACCCGCAGGTGCATTTCGAGACGACCGGGCCCGAGATTTGGCGCGATACCGACGGAAACATCGATATTCTGGTGGCTACGGTTGGTACGGGCGGCACCGTTTCCGGTGCCGGGCGCTTTCTCAAGTCGCAAAACCCGGAAATAAAAATTGTCGTTGCCGAGCCTACGCCGGAGTCCGTTCCGTCCCCCGATAACCCTGGGGCACCGACGATCGAAGGCGTTCACAAGGTCACGGAGGTGGAGGAAAGCACCCTGCCGGAGACTTACAACAAGGGCGTTGTGGATGAGGTTGTCGCCGTTACGACCGAGCAGGCGCGGCGGGCGGCACTTGCTGTCGCAAGGGAGGAAGGCCTCCTGGTCGGAACCTCGTCCGGCGCTGCCATCGCGGTTGCCATCGAACTTTCACGGCGCGTGGAAAACAGGGGCAAGACGATTGCCGTCGTCTTTCCCGATAGTGGTGAGCGATATCTTTCGCTTTTTGATGCGCTGGACTGA
- a CDS encoding monooxygenase: protein MTNAAQAWGSAPSARFDTIAENFRGIFSEIGRDSIRHDLDRELRFDDYQALKKAGFSRLRLPEEFGGLGLTLPELFGLIIELAEADPNLTNAYRSHLGFTEDLLNAAASSWRDAWLTRIGQDETIGSGFSELGDARIGTYSTQLTRYGGGWRLNGEKYYTTGSLYADWITLGAVDGDGVPVGALVPTRAEGVEILNDWDGFGQALTASGTARFTDVAISDDLIKPSALRFSYSGGFFQLVHLASLAGIGRAAATEIARHVAERKRVYQRSNASRFAEDPQVLQVVGRVRGAAYSAGVIVLKAAEALQAAYEANLSGDEERIALANRNADLEVSQSVTVVSNLILDASTILFDALGASAAKRSHGLDRHWRNARTITSHNPRIYHDRIVGDFAVNGTLPIPQGGVGIAPRTESEKTDA, encoded by the coding sequence ATGACCAATGCCGCCCAGGCCTGGGGTTCCGCTCCCAGCGCACGCTTTGATACGATAGCCGAGAATTTTCGGGGGATTTTTTCCGAAATTGGCAGGGATTCCATACGGCACGATCTCGATCGCGAGCTTCGTTTCGATGATTATCAAGCATTGAAAAAAGCCGGCTTTTCCAGGCTGCGTCTGCCGGAGGAGTTTGGTGGTCTCGGTTTGACGCTTCCGGAGCTTTTCGGGCTCATCATCGAACTGGCGGAAGCGGATCCCAATCTCACCAATGCCTACCGCAGCCACCTGGGGTTCACGGAGGACCTGCTCAACGCTGCAGCTTCGTCATGGCGGGATGCATGGCTTACCCGGATCGGACAGGACGAAACCATCGGCAGCGGTTTTTCCGAATTGGGAGATGCCCGGATTGGAACATATTCCACCCAGCTTACCCGATATGGCGGCGGCTGGCGGCTGAATGGCGAGAAATATTATACGACCGGCTCGCTTTATGCCGACTGGATCACGCTCGGCGCCGTGGATGGCGATGGCGTACCGGTTGGCGCTCTCGTTCCCACCAGGGCGGAAGGCGTTGAGATTCTCAACGACTGGGACGGTTTTGGGCAGGCACTGACGGCCAGCGGTACGGCGCGTTTTACGGACGTGGCGATTTCCGATGATCTCATCAAGCCAAGCGCCCTTCGCTTCAGCTATTCAGGCGGCTTTTTCCAGCTTGTCCATCTGGCCTCACTTGCCGGCATTGGCCGCGCGGCCGCCACGGAAATCGCCCGTCATGTGGCGGAACGCAAGCGGGTCTATCAGCGCAGCAACGCCTCGCGTTTTGCCGAAGACCCACAGGTGCTTCAGGTCGTGGGGCGGGTGAGAGGTGCGGCCTACAGCGCCGGCGTTATCGTGTTAAAGGCGGCAGAAGCCTTGCAGGCTGCCTATGAGGCCAATCTCTCCGGGGATGAGGAGCGCATTGCGCTGGCAAATCGCAATGCGGACCTCGAGGTCAGCCAGTCGGTTACCGTGGTCAGCAATCTGATCCTCGACGCTTCCACGATCCTTTTCGATGCCCTTGGCGCCTCCGCGGCAAAGCGCAGCCATGGTCTGGACCGGCACTGGCGAAACGCCCGCACCATAACCTCGCACAATCCCCGCATTTATCACGACCGTATCGTGGGAGATTTCGCGGTGAACGGCACCCTGCCAATACCGCAGGGAGGTGTGGGAATAGCCCCACGAACTGAGAGCGAAAAAACTGACGCGTGA
- a CDS encoding thiosulfate sulfurtransferase → MSVHAVTKDRLIEWLRDGRELAVLDIRSAEEVGYASPLFATNLPAERLDAEIERFIPRRVVRTVLVDDGKGSAEQAAERLAARGWSDIHFLRGGIPAWIEGGVDALPTFDIPGVPFVQQIRGEKNTPVVFARELKAWKEAGEDVVVIDTRTIAEYEKAHVPGAIGVPGAELLLRFSDLVPSPKTRVVVSCAGLPRAILGAQTLIDAGVENDVSYLHDGTRGWTDDGFELETGLSQTYSPASDDARHIAKTRLETFSRDDEVLFIDHVTAETWLRDPARTTYFLDVRTPEEFAVSHLQGSISSEGGQLLGVAYRTIAVRGARVILVDDLLGARASVVAHWLKRRGFEIAIHLHDFEQGAEAAAA, encoded by the coding sequence ATGTCCGTACATGCTGTAACCAAAGACCGCCTCATCGAATGGTTGAGAGATGGCAGGGAGCTTGCCGTTCTCGACATTCGCTCCGCAGAAGAGGTGGGGTATGCCTCGCCGCTGTTTGCGACCAACCTTCCGGCTGAAAGACTGGATGCGGAAATCGAGCGCTTCATTCCACGCCGCGTCGTGCGAACCGTTCTGGTGGATGATGGCAAGGGAAGCGCGGAGCAGGCGGCGGAGCGGCTGGCCGCCAGGGGCTGGAGCGACATTCATTTTCTGCGCGGAGGAATTCCGGCGTGGATTGAGGGCGGCGTTGACGCCTTGCCGACATTCGATATTCCCGGCGTTCCCTTCGTCCAGCAGATACGCGGCGAAAAGAACACACCCGTCGTTTTCGCCCGCGAACTCAAGGCGTGGAAGGAAGCCGGCGAAGATGTTGTCGTCATCGACACCCGCACAATAGCGGAATATGAAAAGGCGCACGTTCCGGGTGCCATTGGTGTGCCGGGTGCAGAACTTCTGCTGCGTTTTTCCGACCTCGTGCCCTCACCCAAAACAAGGGTTGTCGTCTCCTGTGCGGGCCTTCCCCGTGCAATCCTTGGCGCCCAGACGTTGATCGACGCCGGTGTCGAAAACGATGTCAGCTATTTGCATGATGGGACGCGCGGCTGGACGGATGACGGGTTTGAACTGGAAACGGGTCTTTCACAAACCTATTCGCCCGCCAGTGATGACGCCAGGCACATCGCAAAGACACGTCTGGAAACATTTTCCCGCGATGACGAGGTGTTGTTTATCGATCATGTCACGGCCGAGACATGGTTGCGGGACCCGGCGCGAACGACCTATTTCCTCGATGTCAGAACACCGGAAGAATTCGCGGTCTCACACCTGCAAGGTTCGATTTCTTCGGAAGGCGGACAGCTTCTCGGTGTTGCCTATCGCACCATTGCCGTGCGCGGAGCGCGGGTCATTCTGGTGGATGACCTGCTGGGCGCCCGCGCAAGCGTGGTTGCCCACTGGCTGAAACGCCGGGGCTTTGAAATCGCCATTCATTTGCACGACTTCGAACAGGGTGCCGAAGCCGCTGCCGCATAG
- a CDS encoding ABC transporter substrate-binding protein — protein MTIGRRQFNKMLLLATAGTALPGSLFAASSDASRPVSGGTLKLLYRVDPGNALFAINTSSGTGQAIGPKIVEGLLTFDFDLNPQPLLATEWSVSDDHLRYTFKLRPNVKWHDGQDFTSQDVAFSIFRLKEAHPRGRITYQNVEAVETPDPLTAIIVLSKPAPFLIAAQSSSESPIVPKHIFEKLKPADGQTLQTAIGTGPFKLTEWTPGSHLIFERNPDYWDAGKPYLDRIILRIITDPAARAVALETGEVDIGDNPVPLADLERLKQNPDLVLDTNTYAYAGPQQQLFFNYDNEIFRKKDVRLAIAKAINLDEIVNVALFGYAQVSPSPVSTALPNWYDASVKAHGYDPGQAEKLLDAAGYPRKDDGKRFAARLTYNSYLAPGFADVLRNQLEKIGVAVEIRKYDLPTYLKTVYTDRAFDLVVESLSNTFDPSLGIQRAYWSKNFKIGLPFSNAANYANPEADALLEAAAIEPDPKKRWVIWSKFQHLIHNDVASVDLVAAGSQIVAHKRVKNYVTGAQGLNWSFGDLWLDPTA, from the coding sequence ATGACGATAGGACGCCGCCAGTTCAACAAAATGCTTCTTCTGGCAACGGCAGGGACGGCCCTGCCAGGCTCGTTATTCGCTGCAAGCAGCGATGCGAGCCGGCCCGTGTCCGGCGGCACCCTCAAGCTGCTTTATCGTGTTGATCCCGGCAACGCGCTTTTTGCCATCAACACGTCGTCCGGCACGGGGCAGGCGATCGGTCCGAAGATCGTCGAAGGTCTTCTGACATTCGATTTCGACCTCAATCCGCAACCTTTGCTGGCCACGGAATGGTCCGTTTCGGATGACCATCTTCGTTACACTTTCAAACTTCGCCCAAATGTAAAATGGCACGATGGTCAGGATTTTACCTCGCAAGACGTCGCGTTTTCGATTTTCCGCCTGAAGGAAGCCCATCCGCGCGGCCGCATAACCTATCAGAATGTCGAGGCGGTGGAGACGCCGGACCCCTTGACCGCGATTATCGTTCTTTCCAAACCGGCGCCGTTTCTGATCGCCGCGCAATCGAGTTCGGAATCGCCGATTGTGCCGAAGCATATTTTTGAAAAGCTGAAGCCCGCCGACGGCCAGACGCTGCAGACCGCGATTGGCACCGGTCCCTTCAAGCTCACCGAATGGACACCGGGAAGCCATCTGATCTTCGAACGAAACCCTGACTATTGGGATGCGGGCAAACCTTATCTCGATCGCATCATTCTGCGCATCATCACCGATCCGGCTGCCCGGGCCGTGGCACTGGAAACGGGTGAAGTCGATATTGGCGACAACCCGGTTCCGCTGGCGGATCTCGAACGGTTGAAACAGAACCCCGATCTCGTTCTGGACACCAACACCTATGCCTATGCGGGTCCGCAGCAACAGCTGTTTTTCAATTACGATAACGAAATCTTCCGCAAGAAAGATGTCCGCCTTGCCATTGCCAAGGCGATCAATCTTGATGAAATCGTCAATGTGGCGCTTTTCGGTTATGCGCAGGTATCGCCGAGCCCCGTCAGCACAGCCCTACCGAACTGGTACGACGCATCGGTCAAGGCCCATGGCTATGATCCCGGGCAAGCGGAAAAACTGCTCGATGCGGCGGGATATCCCCGCAAGGACGACGGCAAACGTTTTGCAGCGCGTTTGACCTATAATTCCTATCTCGCTCCCGGCTTTGCGGATGTGCTTCGCAACCAGCTCGAGAAGATCGGCGTCGCCGTCGAAATCCGCAAATACGACCTGCCGACCTATCTGAAGACGGTCTACACGGATCGCGCTTTTGATCTGGTAGTGGAATCCCTTTCCAACACTTTCGATCCGTCGCTCGGCATCCAGCGCGCCTATTGGAGCAAGAATTTCAAGATCGGGCTGCCCTTTTCCAACGCGGCCAACTACGCCAATCCCGAGGCGGATGCGCTTCTGGAGGCTGCGGCCATCGAGCCGGATCCGAAAAAACGCTGGGTGATCTGGAGCAAGTTTCAGCACCTCATCCATAACGACGTCGCCTCGGTCGATCTGGTCGCGGCGGGAAGCCAGATCGTCGCGCACAAGCGGGTCAAGAACTACGTCACCGGCGCGCAGGGTCTCAACTGGAGTTTCGGCGATCTGTGGCTCGATCCCACCGCCTGA
- a CDS encoding NADPH-dependent oxidoreductase, producing MTLPSSITKLEIPQQRVEARYGAQAAFSPPFWNDTIDALLNHRTARAYLPKALPEGSLELLVAAAQSAPTSSNLQAWSVVAVQDKDRKARLADFTGGNGHIKDAPVFLIWLIDLKRLRTVASNHGNKGEGLDYLESFLIGAIDAALAAQNAVAAIDSLGLGSCYVGGIRNRPEDVSRELNLPPETVAVFGLTVGYPDPAAKTDVKPRLPQSSILFHETYSEAGGDDLNAYDEVLKVFQEKQGLPQNGWTAPIAKRVQDAEALKGRADLSHTLRRLGFGIK from the coding sequence ATGACCCTGCCCAGCTCGATCACCAAACTGGAAATCCCACAGCAGCGGGTCGAGGCCCGTTACGGGGCACAGGCAGCTTTTTCTCCCCCTTTCTGGAACGACACCATCGATGCCTTGCTAAACCATCGAACCGCGCGCGCTTATCTGCCCAAGGCACTGCCGGAAGGCAGCCTGGAACTTCTGGTCGCAGCCGCTCAATCCGCGCCGACCTCGTCCAATCTTCAGGCGTGGAGCGTCGTGGCGGTTCAGGACAAGGATCGCAAGGCGCGGCTTGCAGACTTCACGGGTGGTAACGGCCACATAAAAGATGCGCCTGTCTTCCTCATCTGGCTGATTGACCTGAAGCGCCTGCGAACCGTTGCTTCCAACCATGGCAACAAGGGCGAAGGGCTGGATTATCTGGAAAGCTTCCTTATCGGCGCCATTGATGCAGCATTGGCTGCGCAGAACGCCGTTGCCGCCATCGATTCACTCGGACTTGGCTCCTGCTATGTGGGTGGTATTCGAAACAGACCGGAAGACGTGTCCCGTGAACTGAACCTGCCACCCGAGACGGTGGCGGTTTTTGGCCTTACGGTCGGTTATCCCGACCCTGCGGCGAAAACCGATGTGAAACCGCGCCTGCCGCAATCATCCATTCTCTTTCATGAGACCTATTCGGAAGCGGGAGGGGATGACCTCAATGCTTACGATGAAGTTTTGAAAGTGTTTCAGGAAAAGCAGGGGCTGCCGCAAAATGGCTGGACGGCTCCCATTGCCAAACGCGTGCAGGATGCCGAGGCGCTGAAGGGCCGCGCGGATTTGAGCCACACGTTGCGTCGCCTCGGATTCGGCATCAAATAA
- a CDS encoding mandelate racemase/muconate lactonizing enzyme family protein yields MKITTIKTYAVKVGIRNQLLVKIETDEGIFGWGESGLSGREKAVVGALEHYAEFLKGQDPFKIGALWQEMYRSQYFEGGRVLQAAISAIDIALHDIKGKALGVPVYELLGGKQRDRIPTFATTFAAPGPEMIDQAKMLIDHGWTAMRLSPSGHEEKEIYEPREHIAATAKWLVKAREELGEDIVLGIDYHHRLTVAEAASFCQKMPSGTLDFLEEPIRAESPEAYEALRRMTDVPFAIGEEFSSKWQFQPYIERDIHQFNRLDVCNVGGLTESMKVAAWSETHYVDMMPHNPLGPVCTAATVHFCAAVPNFSWLETRNSPAETHLGFDNSDFFPVQPKLEGAFYPVSDAPGLGIEVNEDLLAKQSFEFWEAPHLKRRDGSVTNW; encoded by the coding sequence ATGAAGATCACCACCATCAAGACCTATGCCGTCAAGGTCGGCATTCGCAACCAGCTTCTCGTCAAGATAGAGACGGATGAGGGTATTTTCGGCTGGGGTGAAAGCGGGCTTTCGGGCCGGGAAAAAGCCGTGGTCGGGGCGCTGGAACATTATGCGGAATTCCTCAAGGGGCAGGATCCATTCAAGATCGGCGCGCTCTGGCAGGAAATGTATCGCAGCCAGTATTTCGAGGGCGGGCGCGTGTTGCAGGCGGCGATTTCGGCGATCGATATTGCGCTCCACGATATCAAGGGTAAAGCGCTTGGCGTCCCGGTCTATGAATTGCTGGGGGGCAAGCAGCGTGATCGTATTCCCACGTTTGCGACAACCTTTGCTGCACCGGGGCCGGAAATGATCGACCAGGCAAAGATGCTGATCGATCATGGCTGGACGGCCATGCGGCTTTCTCCTTCGGGGCATGAAGAGAAAGAGATCTACGAGCCGCGTGAACATATAGCAGCGACGGCGAAATGGCTGGTGAAGGCGCGTGAGGAGCTGGGCGAGGATATCGTGCTCGGCATCGATTATCACCACCGGTTGACGGTCGCGGAGGCCGCAAGCTTTTGCCAGAAGATGCCATCCGGCACGCTTGATTTCCTGGAGGAGCCTATCCGGGCCGAAAGCCCCGAGGCCTATGAAGCATTGCGGCGGATGACTGACGTGCCCTTCGCCATTGGCGAGGAGTTCTCATCGAAATGGCAGTTTCAGCCCTATATCGAGCGGGATATCCATCAGTTCAACCGCCTCGATGTCTGCAATGTCGGTGGACTGACGGAATCGATGAAGGTGGCCGCATGGAGCGAGACCCACTATGTCGACATGATGCCGCATAATCCGCTTGGACCCGTCTGCACGGCTGCGACCGTGCATTTCTGCGCGGCCGTTCCGAACTTCTCCTGGCTTGAGACCCGCAACAGCCCGGCAGAAACCCATCTTGGTTTCGACAATTCGGATTTCTTTCCCGTCCAGCCGAAGCTCGAAGGTGCGTTCTACCCGGTTTCTGATGCCCCTGGTCTTGGTATCGAGGTAAATGAAGACCTGCTGGCCAAACAGAGTTTCGAGTTTTGGGAGGCGCCACATCTGAAACGTCGCGATGGTTCGGTGACGAACTGGTAG
- a CDS encoding D-galactonate dehydratase family protein: MKITDVKVIVCSPGRNFVTVKIFTDEGLTGVGDATLNGREKAVVAYLEEHLAPLLIGRDPSRIEDIWQYFYRGAYWRRGPVTMAAIAGIDMALWDIKAKAANMPLYQLLGGASRDRVLCYTHAQGTNITEAVEAVGKRIDEGYRAVRVQCGIPGLPDVYGTGAKTVTNNAVDDAVPHEEVWSTSKYLRHIPKLFEAVREAHGWDVELLHDSHHRLTPIEAARLGKDLEFARLFWLEDTVAAEHQEGFRLIRQHTTTPLAVGEVFNTIWDARLLIEEQLIDYIRTTCVHAGGVTALRRIMDFASIYNVRTACHGAMDMSPICLGANLHLDLWVPNFGIQEYSGYLPQILEVFPGAWSLSDGYLHPGEAIGHGVDIDEKLAAKFPYERAYLPVNRLEDGTLWHW; the protein is encoded by the coding sequence ATGAAAATCACAGATGTCAAAGTCATCGTCTGCTCCCCCGGCCGCAACTTCGTCACGGTGAAGATATTTACCGACGAAGGGCTGACCGGTGTTGGTGATGCGACGCTCAACGGGCGGGAAAAGGCGGTCGTCGCCTATCTGGAGGAACATCTCGCACCGCTTCTGATCGGCCGAGATCCGTCCCGCATCGAAGACATATGGCAGTATTTTTATCGTGGTGCCTATTGGCGTCGCGGTCCGGTGACGATGGCTGCGATCGCCGGTATTGACATGGCGCTGTGGGACATCAAGGCCAAGGCCGCCAACATGCCGCTCTATCAGCTTCTCGGTGGCGCGAGCCGTGACAGGGTTCTCTGCTATACTCACGCGCAGGGAACCAACATTACGGAGGCCGTCGAAGCGGTCGGCAAGCGCATCGATGAGGGTTACAGGGCGGTTCGCGTCCAATGCGGGATACCGGGTCTGCCCGATGTCTATGGCACCGGTGCCAAGACGGTGACAAACAACGCCGTGGATGACGCCGTCCCGCATGAGGAAGTCTGGTCCACCTCAAAATATCTGCGTCATATACCGAAACTGTTCGAGGCTGTGCGCGAGGCGCATGGCTGGGACGTGGAGTTGTTGCACGACAGCCACCACCGCCTCACACCGATTGAGGCGGCAAGGCTTGGCAAGGATCTGGAATTCGCCCGGTTGTTCTGGCTGGAAGACACAGTCGCAGCCGAGCATCAGGAGGGTTTTCGTCTGATCCGCCAGCATACGACGACGCCGCTTGCCGTCGGCGAGGTCTTCAACACGATATGGGATGCGCGACTGCTGATCGAGGAGCAGCTCATCGACTACATTCGCACCACCTGTGTTCACGCGGGTGGTGTTACGGCCCTGCGACGCATCATGGATTTCGCCAGCATCTACAACGTTCGTACCGCCTGCCATGGCGCAATGGACATGTCGCCGATCTGCCTCGGCGCCAACCTGCATCTTGATCTCTGGGTGCCGAATTTCGGTATCCAGGAATATTCCGGCTATCTGCCTCAGATCCTCGAAGTCTTCCCCGGCGCATGGAGCCTCAGCGACGGTTACCTGCATCCCGGTGAGGCGATCGGCCACGGCGTCGACATCGACGAAAAGCTTGCCGCCAAATTCCCTTACGAACGGGCCTATCTACCCGTGAACCGTCTCGAAGACGGCACGCTCTGGCATTGGTAA